The genomic stretch ACGCTCGCGCCCATCAAGGTCAAGGGCATGGACAAGAAGCAGGCCGAGGAACTGGGCCTGCAACTGCTCAACCGCGTCGGCATCCACGAGCAGGCCTACAAATATCCCGCCGAACTCTCCGGCGGCCAGCAGCAGCGCGTGGCCATCGCCCGCGGCCTGGCCATGGAGCCCAAGGTCATGCTTTTCGACGAGCCGACTTCCGCGCTCGACCCCGAAATGATCAACGAGGTTCTCAACGTCATGAAGGATCTGGCCCGCGAGGGAAAGACCATGCTCTGCGTGACCCACGAAATGGGCTTCGCGCGGGAGGTGGCCGACCGCGTCATCTTCATGGACTACGGCGAGGTCGTCGAACAGAACACTCCGCAGGAATTCTTCAAGAATCCGCAGCATGAGCGCACGAAGCAGTTCCTCAAGGAGATCTTGTAGTCAATGACGTCGCGCTGCGGCGTTTGGTAACTTAACTCGTCAGGAGGGAATTTATGAAGCGACTGAGTGTTGTCCTTGCCCTGGTTTTGGCGCTGGTTTTCTGCGTTTCCGCCGCCAACGCCGGCAAACTGGAAGAGATCAAGGAAAGAGGCAAGATCGTTTGCGGCGTCAAGGACTCCGTGAACCTGTTCGGTTTTGTCGATCCCAATACCAATGAACTCGTCGGTTTCGACATCGACATCTGCAAGTACATCGCCTCCAAGCTCGGCGTCGGCGTTGAGTTCAAGGTCGTCACCTCCAAGAACCGCATCCCCATGCTGGCGCAGGGTTCCGTGGACATGCTCGCCG from Paucidesulfovibrio longus DSM 6739 encodes the following:
- a CDS encoding amino acid ABC transporter ATP-binding protein; the protein is MAMIEVKDLHKWYGDFHVLKGINESVEQGEVLVICGPSGSGKSTFIRCINRLEEYQKGTILFDGKDIHADDVNINKLRSEIGIVFQQFNLYPHLTVLKNITLAPIKVKGMDKKQAEELGLQLLNRVGIHEQAYKYPAELSGGQQQRVAIARGLAMEPKVMLFDEPTSALDPEMINEVLNVMKDLAREGKTMLCVTHEMGFAREVADRVIFMDYGEVVEQNTPQEFFKNPQHERTKQFLKEIL